Below is a genomic region from Leptospira yasudae.
CCCGTGGAGATCAAGGATACGAAGAAGATCTGATCCGCGCATTCGTCCACCGCGTCCTTCTGATACATTTTCTTTTCATCGATCCCGATACCGTCCGGAATCAAGACGGTGAGCGTCAATCCGGCTGCAGCGTTCGAACGCATCGGTTCCGGTTCGGTCAAAGCCATAAGATAAACGATTCGACTTAAGAGAAGTCGATCATTGATGATTTCTTTCGCCTCCGCTCCGGTGACAAGACTCGGATTCACGTTCAAATAGGCGCAGTTGAACGTTAGAAACAAAACGAACCATAAAAGCCGATCGATCCGAATACGAACCATCATAACCGCAGCCCCGCGGATAAAATCGATATCCGCTCTTTTAGTTTCTTTCCTAAAAAGGCAAAGTCAAACGATTTTCGGATCGGCCGATTCGTCGAACTCGGATTAGTATTTCGGCCAGTCGATCGCGTCGTCTTTGAAGAGCGGACTGAACCCGAAAAAGATCAGTTCGTTTTCTTCGAACTGAAAAATCGCGTTGAGTTTATCGGAGAACGCGGTCACTCCGTGAACATGATCCTCGTCGTCGTGGTCATGATCGTGACCTTCGTGATCGTGTTCCTCGTCGTCCTCTTCGAAATCGTCGATCCCGTTTTTGCTCAGGAGTTCGCGAATGGTTTCGATCGATTCTCCGATGATCGGTTTTCCGAATAAGCGGATGGAAGGATTGGAAATCGTGATCGAATACAAACGATCGCCTTCGTCCTTATCGAACTCGTATTCCGATTCCTGAGAAAAATATTCGAATCCGGTCGAGAGAGAACCTTCGTAATCATAGTCGTAGATTTCGTCGGGTTCTCCCAACTTCGACGTTACGTCTTCCTTGGACATTCCAAAATAAAGACCGTTTAATCCTTTGCCGATTTCGATGTTCACGATTCCTCCCGCGAGTTTAATACTCTTTTCGAATTTTCGAATATACGATTAAAAACACAGGCTCTTTGAGAGGCAGAAGGCTGACAACCTCTTAAAACAAAGAGTCTTCGGTAAGTTTGAGTTTTTTCCTCAAATCCCGGAATTCATTCTTGTTTCGATTCCAGTAATCGCTCTGGATGCTCGCGTCCAACACCGCATAGGTGGTCATCAGATGTCCGTTGAAGTCCAAAAAGGTTTCCTCCCATGCGAGAATTTTAAACGGAAATGAAGAATCCGTTCTGATCTTCAGAGTTCTTTCCTCTTCCGGATACCAGATCGTATAGATAAAATCGTTTTCCAGTTTCTGCTTCGTAACGACCGCTTTGAGAGGTTTTAATTCCTTATGATTGAGTCGTACGTGAAAGAATCCCGGTATCAATGCGACTTCTCCGGTAGGCACGGACTCCGGGTCCAAACGGATTCGGTTCCAGAGTTCGTCTTCGAGAATTTCGGTTTTTAAAAAGAACTTCGTATCTCCTTCCGTTTCGAAATAAGAATACGATTCGATTCTGAATTGATCCTTATCTAGATTCAATTGTGTGAATACGTTTCCGCACCATTCCTGAGAAGACATGGACTCTTTCAACGAATGCGGATATTTTTCGGCTTCCAACGGCGTAAAGACGGAAAGAGTCATCGAATACGCGTAGATTCCCGTCACGAAATTCTTTACAAAGTTGAGCTTTAACACTTTAGCGCGATCGTTTTCGGCAAGTTCGGGTTGATCGAGTTTGACTTGTTTCGTTCTGGAGAAGTCTTCCGTGACGAATACGAGAATCGCCTTACCCGTATGATTTTCCCCGTAACGAACCTGGCTCAAATTGTAAGAGGAGATTTCCGCGGTTCCGGATTCCCAATACGAGCGGAAGCGCTCCCGCGCATCGCCAGTAGTAGCGATTGCAGACGGTGGAACGGATTCTTTACAATAGGGTAAGAATCCGAAAAGAATCAGGATGAGCGCGAGTCGGTTCATGGATCTTTGAGCTTATCGCAAAGGAAGAACTCTTCAAGAACTTTCGTTTGTCTTTAGAGATTTGTCGGAGGTACGACGGATATCGCACTCGGGATTTTAGTTTACAAAAGTTGAATTTTCTGTTAATGGAAAGTTCGGCGATGGTGCCCACGAGCCCGCCTCCACCTCCCGAACTCGGGCGGGGGCTTTCTTGTATTACGGAAAGTTCGTCGGAACTACGACAAAACCCCGCGCCAGCGATCGGAGCGATGCGAAGCAGCCGCCTTGCGGCCGAAGCGAATGCGGAGTCGCGGAAGAGCGCGGTCCTTTTCATCGGAGATGAAAAGGAGGCGCCCCGTTTTTGAAAAAGAATCAATAGCTCAGATATTGCAAAGCGCCGATCGCGAGAAGATTGCCCGGAACGAGCAAAAACCAACCGAGAGCGACCATAAAGAAACAAACCACAACGACGACGGTTACTCCTAAGCTATACGGTGCGGCGTGATTGCGGGAAATTTCCCCTTCGTCGCTGCTCATAAAGGTCGCGATTCCGATCCGTAGATAGTAATAGAGCGCGAGCGCGGAGTTGGTCACTCCCCCGATCAAAAGAATGCGGTTCATCAGATGATCCGACTCCGCGAGCTTTTGAAAGAGAAACAGCTTCGCCCAAAATCCTCCGAACGGGGGAACTCCCGCCAAGGACATAAAGAAGATGTTGATTGCGATCGCTGTGAAAGGTTTCACTCCCGATAAGGATTGAACGGAAAAGAAGGTTACTTGTCTGGTTCCTTCTTCCAAATACGCGAGAATTGCGAACGCTCCCAAACTCATAAACGAATACACGATGAGATAAAAGAGAACTTCTTCCTTGATTCCCGCTGAAATTCCCGCCACGACGTAACCCGCGTGTGCGATCGAAGAATACGCGAGCATTCGCTTTAAATTTTCCTGTTTTAATGCGAGCAGGTTTCCGTAGACCATCGACAACAACGCAAGAATTCCCGGCAGCCAAGCCCAGGTGCTGTCTTCCAAAGGCAAAGGAAGTTTCGTATAAAGCACGAGAAGAAGTCCGATCGACGCTGCCTTTGCGGCGGTGGACATATAACCCGTTACCGGAGTCAACGCTCCTTCGTATGCGTCCGGGGTCCACGCATGATATGGAAATAGCGCGATCTTAAACGCGACTCCCGTAATGAACAAAACGAGTCCGATTTTTGCGAAGTTTCCTTGATAGCCCGCGATCAGCAGCGGTTTTAACGCCGCCGTGATATTCGTAGAACCGCTTCCTCCGAAAAGAAACGCGATTCCCATTAACATAAACCCGGAAGAAAAGCTTCCGAGCAGAAAGTATTTCAACGTAGCTTCCAAAGAAAACAGATCGCTTCTCGCCATTCCGATCAGAATATATAAGCAAATGCTCATGAGTTCGAGCGCGACAAAGACGAGAATAAAGTCCTGTCCGCTCGTCATCAGCATCATCCCGCAGGTTGCGAACAGTAAGAGCGGATAAAACTCGGGAAATTCTATTTTATGATTCTTTAATATTCTCGGTACGACCGCCGCCGTTCCGATCGCCATCGAGATGTAGATCAGATTCAGCCAAAAGGACAACACCGAATTTTCGATCTGACCGCCGAAATAAACTCCGTTACCCGGAAAACGAAACGCGGTATAAAAGACGCTCCCTAACGCTATAAGAAGAATCAAACCGGACACGTATCGCACGATGAGGAATTCTTTCGTTTTAAAAATCACTGAAAGACAGATGAGAAAGACTCCGCCCGCAGCGAGAATCAACGCGGGAAGAATGGAAAATAGATCGAGGACGTTCGGGATTAGATTCATTTTTGAGCCTCCTCGTCCCCTGTCGGAGAAGTTTCCTTTCCCTTGCGGATCGATTTCGGCAGCGAGTATTTACTTTGAAAACCGTTCAGACGTTCCTCGTAATCGCCCGGTTCTTCGCCGAGAGAACGGTAGGAAACGTATTTTCTTGCGTTATCCACCGTCCTTCCGTTCAAATCCGTTTCTTTAAACGAACTCGCCGTACGATCCCGAATCGCTTTTGCGGACGCAGAATTTAACGCGACTTTAACCGATGGTTCCAATACTTTTAAAAACGGTTTCGGATAGATTCCGATCCAAAAGATCATGACGACCGTAGGAATCAGAATGATCCATTCTTTCAGACTGAGGTCGTGATGTTCGATCAGATTTTTGGTCGGTTCCCCGAAGATCATTCTTTTTGCGAACAACAAAAGATAACCGGCGGCGAACACGACTCCGGTGGCGGCTAACGCGCCGTATACGACGTTCGCTTTGATGCTTCCGAGTATGATTAAAAATTCTCCGATAAAGCTGTTCGTCCCGGGAACTCCCAAGGACGAAAATATCGCGATCGCAAAAAAGACCGAAAAGACGGGAAGGAGTTTGGATAAACCGCCGGCCTTCGCTATATCGTTATTGCCGATTCTTTCATGCAGCATTCCCAACATGAAGAATAGCATCCCCGCGGTGAATCCGTGGTTTAGCATCTGCAACATTCCACCGGCCATCCCTTCTTCCGTAAAACTCAAAATCCCGAGCATACAAAAACTCATGTGAGATAGGGAAGAGAACGCGACGACTCGTTTGGAATTTTCCTGGGCCATTGCGATCACGGCGCCGTAGATGATTCCCGCGATACAAAGTCCTCCGAGAAGTTCTCTGTATTCCAACATTTCTTCGGGGAACAACGGAATCGCAAGCCGAACGAATCCGTATAATCCGATCTTCAATAAGATTCCGGAAAGATCCACCGAACCGACCGTAGGCGCCTGCGAGTGAACGTCCGGCATCCAAGTATGAAGCGGAAACAAAGGCACTTTGATCGCGAACGCAAGGACGAACGCGAAAAACATAAACAAACGGATATTCTTCGGAATTTCGGGAAGAAGTCCCGTGGACAATTCTTCGATCACGATCGTTCCGGTTTTGAAATACAAGATTAGAATTCCTGCAAGCATCAAAACCGATCCGGTGAACGAGAAGATCAGATATTTGATCGCGGCCTTTACGCGCTGATCCTCTCCCCAGATTCCGACCATCAGAACCATCGGAGATACCATCGCTTCCCAGAAGATATAAAACAAAACGAGGTTCCCGGACAAGAACACTCCGTGAACGCTCATCTCCACGATCATTAGATAAACATAAAATTCGCGAATACGATTCGTGATGCTCGACCAAGTGGCGAGCGTGGAAAGAAAGAAAAGCAAGGAGGACATTCCGCAGAGTAGAAGACTGAATCCGTCGAGTCCGATATGATAATCGACCCTGAGATTTCCGGAAACTACGATTCCCCAGATGCGATCCACGAATTGAAGAGCGGAATTCGAAGGATCGTATTGGAAATACAAGCCTACGATGATCAAAAACGGAACGAGCGTAAACGATCCGGCGACGAGCCTCAGCCAATAGACGCTATTGGAAAAAAATAAGAACGGCACTCCGATCAACGGAAGAAATAAAAAAATACTCAATATATACGGCGGGAAATCCAAGTTACAGCCCCCTCAATAGAAAAAAGGAAAGAATGACCACGGTTCCGAATACGATCAGGATCGCGTAGTCCACGATGATTCCGGTCTGAACCCTTCGCAACACAAGAGAGATCGCGACCGCGATTCTTCCCGTACCGCGCAGCATCAGATCCAAGAAATTTCTTTCCACGTATCCCGCGAAAAACTTTCCGAGCAGGAGAATCGGTTCCACGATGAAGTTCTTATAAAACTCGTCGACGTAGTATCTCTGAGAAAGAATCCGTTTCACGCCCGTATGCGATTCTTCCGCTTCGGGTACGTTTTTTCCCGTTAAGAAGATCGTTCTTGCGATAAAGATTCCGGAGATCGCAACGGCTACCGATACGGCCACCAAGATCAACTCGATCGCGGCTCCGGTTTCGTGACCGTCTACGGAATGTTTGACGATCATCTCGGAAATTTCGGTTCCGCGGACAAAGACGGGAGCGAAGTAACGTGTAAGAGCGTCCACTCCTCCGAACAAAAAGTGAGGCACTTCCAAAAATCCCGCAACGACCGCGCCGATCGAAAGAATCATCAGAGGAATCGTCATTACGAGCGGAGACTCGTGCAAGTGGTCCGCCTTGTGGGAAGACACTCTAGATTCTCCGTAAAACGCGAGGTATGTCATGCGGAACATGTAAAACGCGGTTAAAAGCGCGGTAACAATTCCGAGTCCGTAAAAGAGAGTTCCATACGCATAACTTTTTTCTAATATTAGATCTTTGGAAAAGAATCCGCTGAACGGAGGAATTCCCGATATCGCGAGCGATCCGATCAAAAAGGTCAACCAAGTGATCTTCATCTGATTTTTGAGTCCGCCCATGTTTCGCAGATCCTGTTCGTGATGAAGCGCGTGGATCACGGAACCCGATCCCAAAAAGAGAAGCGCCTTAAAGAACGCGTGCGTCATCAAGTGAAAGAGCCCTGCGACGTAAGCGCCCGCTCCCATCGCGACGAACATATATCCGAGCTGCGATACGGTGGAATACGCCAATACCTTCTTGATGTCGTTTTGAAAGAGTCCGATCGTCGCGGCAAAAAAAGCGGTGATCGATCCGATGATTACGATCCAATGTCCTACTTGCGGCGCGGATAAAAAGATAGGATTGAGTCTTGCGATCAAAAAGATTCCCGCAGTCACCATCGTCGCCGCGTGAATCAAAGCGGAAACGGGAGTCGGTCCCGCCATCGCATCGGGAAGCCACACGTGCAAGGGAAGCTGCGCCGATTTTCCGATCGCTCCGATAAAAAAGCAGATCGCCGCCAATGGAATCACGTATCGAAAGGAAGGGATTTCCGGAATCGATTCCGCGATTTGCGTAAAGGAAACGCTACCCGTATACCAAAACACGAGCGCGATTCCGAGAAGCATTCCCAAGTCGCCGATTCGATTCGTGATAAACGCCTTCATGCCCGCGTTGGCAGCGGACTCTTTGTGATAGTCGAATCCGATCAAGAGATACGAACAAAGCCCCACTCCTTCCCATCCGAGAAAGAGAAGAATTAAGTTTTCTGCAAGTACCAGATTCAACATCGCGAAGATAAACAAATTCAAATAAGCGAAGTAACGCGCAAAACCGGGATCGTCCTTCATATATCCGATGCTGTAAAGATGGATGAGCGCCCCGATTCCGGTGATGATCAAAATCATATAAAGCGAGAGCTGATCGACTTGATACGCGAGAGATACGTTCAGTTCGCCCGTTTCGATCCAAGGCATTACGGTTACGATTTCGGGAATCGTGCGTTCCATCGGATGAAACAGAACAAAAGACAACAAAGCCAGCGCGAAGGATAAAAAGACGACGCCGGTCGAAATGATCCCCGTGAATCCTTTCAGCCATTTGCCGAAAAGACCGGAGATCAAAAATCCGATCAACGGAAGAGCGACTAACGCAGGGATAAGATTTGCAATTTCCATTCTTCCTATTCCTACCATTTCATCAGATTCATTTCGTCTACGTAGCTCGTCTTTTTGAGCCTATGAATCGCGATCACGATCGCAAGTCCGATCGCCGCTTCCGCGGCCGCGATCGCCATTACGAAAAAGACGACCACTTCTCCGTCGACCTGATGAAGCGCCTTCGAGAAAGTCACGAACACGAGGTTCACCGAGTTCAAGATCAACTCCACCGACATAAAGATCAAAACCGCGCTTCTTCTTACCATCACTCCCGCGACACCGATCGTAAAGATGATCATCGCAAGAATCAGAAAGTAGTGCATCGGAATTCCGGAAATCCAAAGACTCATAGGTTTCCTCCTTCCGCGTTCTTCCCTAAATTCTTTTTTCCGAGTACGACCGCGCCAAGCACAGCCGCGAGCAATAACAAGGAAATCAGTTCAAACGGAAGAAGGTATCGTAAAAACATGGCGCTTCCCACGACGGCGGTGTTTCCCGAAGTCGTAATCGCGATCGGGTTGGCGGTGTTTCCGCCTTGCGGGATCGGATAACTGTATTGTTGGTTGGTGTTCGCCCCGTAACCGATTCTTTGCGAAGTTTCGGAAGGAATTCCGTCCTGAACCGCAGTGACGAGCAAAACGCCCAAGAACAGTACCAATCCCAAATATAACAATTTCTTAATGGGTTTTTCGAAGATGAAGAGTTTCGTATCGTCTTCGCGCAGCGACAAAAGCATCAACACGAACACGACCAGCACCATGATCGCCCCCGCGTATACGAGAAGCTGCATCGTCGCGATGAAAATCGCGTTCATCACCGCATAGATCGCGGCGAGCGAGAAAAAACTCAATACGAGCAGAACCGCGGCGGTGATCGCGTTCGGATGAAAGATCACCCCCAAAGAGCTGAGTATCATCACCGCCGAAAACAGAAAGAATAGAAGCAGTTGAGGTTGATCCGTGTATGGCATATTCTTAGTTTTTTAAAATTGTATATAGATGCTTGCGATGACGATGTTCAAAATCGCCCAAGGAATGAGTTTTTTCCATCCCAGGCTCATGAGTTGATCGTATCGAAAACGCGGAAGGGTCCATCTCACCCACATAAACAAGAATGCGAAAAAGAGAACCTTACCCAAAAACAAAACCAGTCCGAGCGCGGGCTGAAGAACGTTTCCTTCCAGCAATCCGAAAGGCACCTGATACCCCCCGAAAAACAGAAGAGTCACCACGCAGCTCATGGTGATCATGTTCATGTATTCCGCGATAAAAAATAATGCGAACTTAAACGCTCCGTACTCCGTGTGAAACCCGACAACGAGTTCGGACTCGGCTTCCGCCAAGTCGAAAGGAAGACGGTTGGTTTCGGCGAACATCGCTACGACGAACAGACAAAACGCGATGAACCCCGGAAGTTTGAAGATATTCCAGAGTCCCGCCTGAGACGCGCTGATGTCGGAAAGTTTCAAAGAGCCGGTAAGAATCACGATGGCAACCACGCTCATTCCCAAGGGAAGTTCGTAGCTGATCATCTGTGCCGTGGAACGGATCGCGCCTAACAACGAATATTTGTTATTACTCGCCCAACCCGCGATGATGATCCCGTACACGGCAAGAGAAGAGATCGCGAATAAAAAGAGAATTCCCGTATCCGGGTTTGCGAT
It encodes:
- a CDS encoding TIGR04452 family lipoprotein — translated: MMVRIRIDRLLWFVLFLTFNCAYLNVNPSLVTGAEAKEIINDRLLLSRIVYLMALTEPEPMRSNAAAGLTLTVLIPDGIGIDEKKMYQKDAVDECADQIFFVSLISTGLSTFVCKATNPPISIPIISRKL
- a CDS encoding NADH-quinone oxidoreductase subunit N; translation: MNLIPNVLDLFSILPALILAAGGVFLICLSVIFKTKEFLIVRYVSGLILLIALGSVFYTAFRFPGNGVYFGGQIENSVLSFWLNLIYISMAIGTAAVVPRILKNHKIEFPEFYPLLLFATCGMMLMTSGQDFILVFVALELMSICLYILIGMARSDLFSLEATLKYFLLGSFSSGFMLMGIAFLFGGSGSTNITAALKPLLIAGYQGNFAKIGLVLFITGVAFKIALFPYHAWTPDAYEGALTPVTGYMSTAAKAASIGLLLVLYTKLPLPLEDSTWAWLPGILALLSMVYGNLLALKQENLKRMLAYSSIAHAGYVVAGISAGIKEEVLFYLIVYSFMSLGAFAILAYLEEGTRQVTFFSVQSLSGVKPFTAIAINIFFMSLAGVPPFGGFWAKLFLFQKLAESDHLMNRILLIGGVTNSALALYYYLRIGIATFMSSDEGEISRNHAAPYSLGVTVVVVVCFFMVALGWFLLVPGNLLAIGALQYLSY
- a CDS encoding NADH-quinone oxidoreductase subunit M, coding for MDFPPYILSIFLFLPLIGVPFLFFSNSVYWLRLVAGSFTLVPFLIIVGLYFQYDPSNSALQFVDRIWGIVVSGNLRVDYHIGLDGFSLLLCGMSSLLFFLSTLATWSSITNRIREFYVYLMIVEMSVHGVFLSGNLVLFYIFWEAMVSPMVLMVGIWGEDQRVKAAIKYLIFSFTGSVLMLAGILILYFKTGTIVIEELSTGLLPEIPKNIRLFMFFAFVLAFAIKVPLFPLHTWMPDVHSQAPTVGSVDLSGILLKIGLYGFVRLAIPLFPEEMLEYRELLGGLCIAGIIYGAVIAMAQENSKRVVAFSSLSHMSFCMLGILSFTEEGMAGGMLQMLNHGFTAGMLFFMLGMLHERIGNNDIAKAGGLSKLLPVFSVFFAIAIFSSLGVPGTNSFIGEFLIILGSIKANVVYGALAATGVVFAAGYLLLFAKRMIFGEPTKNLIEHHDLSLKEWIILIPTVVMIFWIGIYPKPFLKVLEPSVKVALNSASAKAIRDRTASSFKETDLNGRTVDNARKYVSYRSLGEEPGDYEERLNGFQSKYSLPKSIRKGKETSPTGDEEAQK
- the nuoL gene encoding NADH-quinone oxidoreductase subunit L codes for the protein MEIANLIPALVALPLIGFLISGLFGKWLKGFTGIISTGVVFLSFALALLSFVLFHPMERTIPEIVTVMPWIETGELNVSLAYQVDQLSLYMILIITGIGALIHLYSIGYMKDDPGFARYFAYLNLFIFAMLNLVLAENLILLFLGWEGVGLCSYLLIGFDYHKESAANAGMKAFITNRIGDLGMLLGIALVFWYTGSVSFTQIAESIPEIPSFRYVIPLAAICFFIGAIGKSAQLPLHVWLPDAMAGPTPVSALIHAATMVTAGIFLIARLNPIFLSAPQVGHWIVIIGSITAFFAATIGLFQNDIKKVLAYSTVSQLGYMFVAMGAGAYVAGLFHLMTHAFFKALLFLGSGSVIHALHHEQDLRNMGGLKNQMKITWLTFLIGSLAISGIPPFSGFFSKDLILEKSYAYGTLFYGLGIVTALLTAFYMFRMTYLAFYGESRVSSHKADHLHESPLVMTIPLMILSIGAVVAGFLEVPHFLFGGVDALTRYFAPVFVRGTEISEMIVKHSVDGHETGAAIELILVAVSVAVAISGIFIARTIFLTGKNVPEAEESHTGVKRILSQRYYVDEFYKNFIVEPILLLGKFFAGYVERNFLDLMLRGTGRIAVAISLVLRRVQTGIIVDYAILIVFGTVVILSFFLLRGL
- the nuoK gene encoding NADH-quinone oxidoreductase subunit NuoK; protein product: MSLWISGIPMHYFLILAMIIFTIGVAGVMVRRSAVLIFMSVELILNSVNLVFVTFSKALHQVDGEVVVFFVMAIAAAEAAIGLAIVIAIHRLKKTSYVDEMNLMKW
- a CDS encoding NADH-quinone oxidoreductase subunit J family protein → MPYTDQPQLLLFFLFSAVMILSSLGVIFHPNAITAAVLLVLSFFSLAAIYAVMNAIFIATMQLLVYAGAIMVLVVFVLMLLSLREDDTKLFIFEKPIKKLLYLGLVLFLGVLLVTAVQDGIPSETSQRIGYGANTNQQYSYPIPQGGNTANPIAITTSGNTAVVGSAMFLRYLLPFELISLLLLAAVLGAVVLGKKNLGKNAEGGNL
- the nuoH gene encoding NADH-quinone oxidoreductase subunit NuoH, with the translated sequence MNWNEVLFWLLKSGLFFFILITACAYYTLAERRVAGFIQDRKGPNRAGIWGLLQPLADGIKFLTKEEVFPMQVNRVMYLIAPAISMTCAIMAWSVVPLGGQIPLPPWLQEKTGLTFLDLQIANPDTGILFLFAISSLAVYGIIIAGWASNNKYSLLGAIRSTAQMISYELPLGMSVVAIVILTGSLKLSDISASQAGLWNIFKLPGFIAFCLFVVAMFAETNRLPFDLAEAESELVVGFHTEYGAFKFALFFIAEYMNMITMSCVVTLLFFGGYQVPFGLLEGNVLQPALGLVLFLGKVLFFAFLFMWVRWTLPRFRYDQLMSLGWKKLIPWAILNIVIASIYIQF